The Ectothiorhodospiraceae bacterium 2226 region TGCGCCGGTACCATTCTTCGGCCTGTTCGTCCCAGCCGTCGGTGCGCACGTAGGAGCTTTGGCGCGGATGGGAAACCATGTGCGGGTCGACGTCCACGCCGATGCCCTCGAGGAAATTGACCAGACCGATGCGCTCGATCATTTCACCGCAGCGCTCATGCTCGAGGCCGTTCTCCGCCCAGAAGTCGATGATGTTCTCGGCCATCTCGGTGAGGCGCTGGTAGTCCTCTTCGGTCTCCATCTTCATGAAGGGCACGACTACGGTGCCCATCAGGTCGCCGATCTTGAGGGTGCGCTTGCCGCCAATCAGCACGGTGATGCCCTTGTCGTCGCCAGGCGAGAGCGCGGTGGGCATGACGTTCAGGCAGTGCATGCAGCGCACACAATCGTGGTCGTCGACGGTGAGGGTGTCGTCGTCGTTCAGGGTCATGCAGTTGGTGGGGCAGCGCGTGGTGACGTTGTCGATCACGTACTGTCGACCCTTGCGCGCCACGTATGCCTTGACCTCGTCCTGGTCGATCTTCATCGCGTCGCGCCAGGTGCCGATGATGGCGAAGTCGGAGCGTTCGATGGAGTTCACGCAGTCGTTTGGGCAACCCGACACCTTGAACTTGAATTTGTAGGGCAGCGCCGGGCGGTGCACATCGTCGGTGAAGCGGTTCAGCAGCGAGCGGTGTATGGAGTGCTCATTGCAGCAGGACTGCTCGCAGCGCGCCGCGCCCACGCAGGACATGCCGGTGCGCACGCAGGGGCCGGCGCCGCCGAGGTCCCAGCCGTACTCGTTGATCTCGTCGAAGAAGTGCTGGGTGTTCTCGGTGGTGGTGCCGATGAACATGATGTTGCCGGTCTGGCCGTGGAAGGTCACCAGCCCCGAACCCCACTTCTCCCAGCTTTCGCCGAGCTGGCGGAGCATGTCGGTGGTGTAGAAATTGCCGGCCGGCGGCTGCACGCGCAGGGTGTGGAATTCTTTGGATTCGGGGAAGGCCGCGCCGACTTCCGAGAAGCGCGGGATAATGCCGCCGCCGTAGCCGTATACGCTGACCGTGCCGCCCTTCCAGTAGCCCTTACGGGTTTCATAGGAGTGCTCGAGCTGACCCAGGAGCGAGTTGGCGACGCTTTGGATGCGTTCGTCGGGATGCTGATCACGCAGGCGCTTGATGCCGGAAATGAAGCTGGGCCAGGGGCCGTTCTCCAGCTCGTCCAGCATGGGCGTTTCGTGGACTTTCTTCGCCATGGCTAAACTCCTTGTTGAGATAGGGTCCGGTCAACGCGAGCCGGGACGATCAACGGTGGGCCCCGCGCACCAGGATCGATCGCATTCATGCGGCGGCCCGGCCGGTGCCCTGAGACACGCCTTCATGGCGTGTCGACGCAGTGGTTCGTTCATGGAAGTCTATGAACAGCGGTGCACGGCGAACACCCTACCTAAGGGATGTTCGAGGTCGGCAGGGGATTACCCACAATGGGATATGAGCCTGCGTCGGCGCTGACACTAAACTATCGCGTCAGACATCCCAGTTGAGCGGTCGGGCGACTTCCCTGCGGCGCTGGTCCAGCGTTGCCGCGACACGCGCGGCGACCGCCGTCGACACACCGGGAGCGAGGGAGGATGGCCACGGCAACGAAGCACACAGCCGCCGTCCGGCAGCGGCACGGCGGCCCGTTCGATTTGGACGACGAGCGTGCCTACCGGCGCTGGCGCGAGGCGAAGCTGCGCCGCTACCCGGCGCGTGCGGCGGATATCACTGTGCCGGTGCACGATGCGTGGCGGGTGAGCGTCGGCGAGCGGCGCGCGCTGGGCGCACTGCTCGCGAAGACGAACGTGGCTGTGGTTCGCCTGCCCCCTGACCATCCCCTGGACCAAACGCTGGTGCGCGCGCTGGGAAGCCAGCTCGGCTTGCGCCGCCTGGATCGCAATCCCCAGGCGGGGGAGGACGGCGTCAGCCTATTGTCGGCGCGGGACGAGGCGGGCGGGCCCGAGTTCATCCCCTATACCCGGCGTGCCTTGAGTTGGCATACCGACGGCTACTACAACACCGCGGCGCGCCAGGTCCGCGGCCTGATCATGTTCTGCGTCGAGCCCGCCGCCACCGGCGGTGACAACGCGCTGCTCGACCCCGAACTCGCCTATTTGTGGCTGCGCGACCACGACCCCGCGCTGGTCGCGGCGCTGATGCACCCGCGCGCGATGACCATACCGGCGCACGAACAGGACGGTCGGGTGCTGCGCCCGGCGCGCAGCGGGCCCGTCTTCTCGGTCGATGAACGCGGCGCGTTGCACATGCGGTATACGGCCCGGCGCCATTCGGTCGCATGGCGCGACGACGCGCAGACCCGCTCGGCCGTGGCTTTCTTGCAGGGCATCCTGAGCGACGAGGGGCTTCCCCATCGGTTTCGGTACACGCTGCGCGCCGGGGAGGGCATCGTGTGCAACAACGTGCTGCACAACCGCAGCGCGTTCGAGGACGACGCGGCGGAGGGGCGCGTGCGCCGAATGTATCGGGCGCGCTACTACGAACGCGTCGATGTCGGTGTGGCGGCCTAGGCGCGCATGCTCTGGCAAGACGAAATCGAGGAGGACGGCGCCCCGGCATACGCCCCCGACGTCGTTGATCTGGTATTTCGCATCGAATGCCGGACGTTGCCCGTGGATCATGCGCACGCACTCAGCCGCGCGGTGCTGACCGCCTTGCCGTGGTTGGACAAGGAGCCGCGCGCGGGCATCCATACGGTGCATCCGGCGGCCTCCGGCAACGGCTGGTACCGACCCGAGGACCCGGGCGAGGGGCTGCTGCACCTGTCCCGGCGCACGCCGCTCATGCTGCGCCTGCCGCGCGAGCGCATCGAGGCCGCGCGCACCTTGTGCGGTCGGGTGCTGGACATCGACGGCCACCCGATGGCGGTAGGCGAGGCGCACGAGCGGCGCCTCGCTGCGCAGCCGACGCTATTCGCGCGCGCGGTGCTGCATCCGCCTGCGATGGCGGAGCTCGCGCTGGTCGAAAGCGTCGCCGAGCAGTTGCACCGCATGGGCATCGCCCCGCGCAAGATCCTGTGCGGCCGCCGCCACCGGCTTCGTACGCCCGCGCAGGACCTGCATGCATGCAGCGTGTTGGTGGCCGATCTGCAGCCCGCGGACGCCATCGAACTGCAGCGGCAGGGCATCGGCGAGGGCCGCCGCCTGGGCTGCGGCCTGTTCATCGGCCACAAAGGTGTGGCGCCCGTAAAACGACCGGACGATTAATCGCCGCCGCGCATGCGGGCGCACGAGGAGAGGGAGGGGGAGTATGAGCGTAGAAGTGGATGGCAAGTCCTTACCGACCAATGCCAACGGCTATCTCGACAACGTCGAGGACTGGAGCGAGACGGTGGCCGTGGCGATGGCTGCTAAGGAGGGTCTGGAGCTGACGCCGCGCCATTGGGATGTGATCAAGTATCTGCGCGAAGAGTACTTCGACAACAACGGTAACCAGCCGAACACGCGCAGCATCGTGAAGGCCA contains the following coding sequences:
- a CDS encoding TauD/TfdA family dioxygenase, whose protein sequence is MATATKHTAAVRQRHGGPFDLDDERAYRRWREAKLRRYPARAADITVPVHDAWRVSVGERRALGALLAKTNVAVVRLPPDHPLDQTLVRALGSQLGLRRLDRNPQAGEDGVSLLSARDEAGGPEFIPYTRRALSWHTDGYYNTAARQVRGLIMFCVEPAATGGDNALLDPELAYLWLRDHDPALVAALMHPRAMTIPAHEQDGRVLRPARSGPVFSVDERGALHMRYTARRHSVAWRDDAQTRSAVAFLQGILSDEGLPHRFRYTLRAGEGIVCNNVLHNRSAFEDDAAEGRVRRMYRARYYERVDVGVAA
- a CDS encoding TusE/DsrC/DsvC family sulfur relay protein, with the translated sequence MSVEVDGKSLPTNANGYLDNVEDWSETVAVAMAAKEGLELTPRHWDVIKYLREEYFDNNGNQPNTRSIVKAMQEAWDDRSVEARSLYELFPHDPSKQAGRIAGLPESRRKGGY
- the dsrA gene encoding dissimilatory-type sulfite reductase subunit alpha; protein product: MAKKVHETPMLDELENGPWPSFISGIKRLRDQHPDERIQSVANSLLGQLEHSYETRKGYWKGGTVSVYGYGGGIIPRFSEVGAAFPESKEFHTLRVQPPAGNFYTTDMLRQLGESWEKWGSGLVTFHGQTGNIMFIGTTTENTQHFFDEINEYGWDLGGAGPCVRTGMSCVGAARCEQSCCNEHSIHRSLLNRFTDDVHRPALPYKFKFKVSGCPNDCVNSIERSDFAIIGTWRDAMKIDQDEVKAYVARKGRQYVIDNVTTRCPTNCMTLNDDDTLTVDDHDCVRCMHCLNVMPTALSPGDDKGITVLIGGKRTLKIGDLMGTVVVPFMKMETEEDYQRLTEMAENIIDFWAENGLEHERCGEMIERIGLVNFLEGIGVDVDPHMVSHPRQSSYVRTDGWDEQAEEWYRRKLEAKQQASV
- the cas6 gene encoding type I-MYXAN CRISPR-associated protein Cas6/Cmx6; translated protein: MLWQDEIEEDGAPAYAPDVVDLVFRIECRTLPVDHAHALSRAVLTALPWLDKEPRAGIHTVHPAASGNGWYRPEDPGEGLLHLSRRTPLMLRLPRERIEAARTLCGRVLDIDGHPMAVGEAHERRLAAQPTLFARAVLHPPAMAELALVESVAEQLHRMGIAPRKILCGRRHRLRTPAQDLHACSVLVADLQPADAIELQRQGIGEGRRLGCGLFIGHKGVAPVKRPDD